Proteins encoded in a region of the Coffea eugenioides isolate CCC68of unplaced genomic scaffold, Ceug_1.0 ScVebR1_2235;HRSCAF=3225, whole genome shotgun sequence genome:
- the LOC113756373 gene encoding uncharacterized protein LOC113756373, whose product MAPPPTYPYGIFARYNPQAVYAYHSGAPGHSTVDCKALKHRIQDMIEAGEIVIRKREAQGPNINRNPLPEHTNIIGVILDDAEYEEQVQKLAREVEVFGVTDQPFVIDVSFEEDKRSFILDLTLAESETLEPVVIEFPEQEPVLSLQRVPWNYDKPIIQIGEKSVAKEEVSVVTRSGRIASPFGATVPIQTNKPELPAKPTITEKEVLNFLKRLQRSEYNVVEKLSKSPAQISMLDLLFSSDMHRDALLEVLTKAQIPKDISVANFSHIVGSVLFTKQITFSDDELPAEGIGHNKALYIAVRCNGKMLPKMLIDNESALNICPWSTLKKLGLQDINLRPSGTIVRGFDGAQREPIGEVDLVVEMGPAQFQIACQVMHFPSVYNVLLGRPWIHKSGAVPSSLHQLLKFIVNDKLITIFAEEDCFVIADSGSKEDGSRNATVTPHSTADIVSDSFSLGFRPTAKDIKEMKERKRAEKEGRQKAFDIPPLHYTFPRPTEVITSEINPVDGIETSLAQLFVGATFEDSFPDEAEFSNIPEGSISNWTTEFLPIQKEFR is encoded by the exons ATGGCACCCCCTCCGACCTATCCATATGGCATATTCGCTAGGTATAACCCACAAGCCGTCTAtgcttatcattcaggggcaCCCGGACATTCAACTGTTGATTGCAAGGCTCTTAAGCATAgaattcaagatatgattgaagcCGGAGAGATTGTAATCAGGAAAAGGGAGGCACAAGGGCCGAATATAAATAGGAACCCCTTGCCGGAACATACTAATATCATTGGGGTCATTCTGGACGACGCAGAGTATGAGGAGCAAGTCCAAAAATTGGCAAGAGAAGTTGAGgtgtttggggtcacagaccaaccATTTGTAATAGATGTGTCATTTGAGGAGGATAAAAGgtcttttattttggatcttACTCTAGCTGAGAGCGAGACTTTGGAGCCAGTGGTCATCGAATTCCCAGAGCAGGAGCCTGTTCTAAGTTTGCAGCGAGTGCCATGGAACTACGATAAACCTATCATACAAATTGGAGAAAAGTCAGTTGCCAAAGAAGAGGTGTCAGTGGTCACTAGATCAGGGAGGATTGCAAGTCCGTTTGGAGCTACCGTTCCGATTCAAACAAATAAACCTGAGCTGCCCGCTAAACCAACAATTACTGAGAAGGAAGTCTTGAattttcttaaaaggctccaAAGAAGCGAATATAATGTAGTCGAGAAGCTAAGCAAGTCGCCCGCCCAAATATCCATGTTGGATCTGCTCTTTTCTTCGGATATGCATAGGGATGCGTTGCTCGAAGTGTTGactaaagctcaaatccctaaggACATTTCAGTTGCTAATTTCTCACATATAGTTGGGAGTGtgttatttacaaaacaaatcacTTTCTCTGATGATGAATTACCGGCagaaggcattggacataacaaggctCTGTACATAGCTGTGAGGTGCAACGGAAAAATGTTGCCAAAGATGTTGATTGACAATGAATCTGCgcttaatatctgtccttggagTACCTTGAAAAAGCTAGGGTTGCAAGATATTAAcctgaggccttcagggaccatagttagaggttttgatggagcacaaAGAGAACCTATAGGAGAAGTGGATTTAGTAGTCGAGATGGGGCCCGCACAGTTTCAAATAGCCTGCCAAGTTatgcactttcctagtgtttacaaTGTTTTGCTTGGAAGGCCGTGGATTCATAAGTCCGGAGCTGTGCCTTCTTCATTGCATCAATTGTTGAAATTCATAGTAAATGACAAATTGATAACTATCTTTGCCGAGGAGGATTGCTTCGTGATTGCTGATTCTGGGTCCAAAGAAGATGGTAGCCGAAACGCCACagtgacccctcatagcacaGCTGATATCGTCTCC GATTCATTCAGTTTAGGTTTCCGACCAACCGCTAAAGACatcaaagaaatgaaggaacgCAAGAGAGCAGAGAAAGAAGGCAGGCAAAAGGCCTTTGATATTCCACCACTGCATTATACTTTTCCACGACCAACCGAGGTGATCACGTCAGAGATTAACCCAGTTGACGGAATCGAAActagtttggcccaattgttcgttggggcaacatttgaagacAGTTTCCCAGATGAGGCCGAGTTTTCCAACATCCCTGAAGGATCAATTTCCAATTGGACAACCGAGTTCCTGCCCAttcagaaggagtttcggtaa